The following coding sequences are from one Musa acuminata AAA Group cultivar baxijiao chromosome BXJ1-6, Cavendish_Baxijiao_AAA, whole genome shotgun sequence window:
- the LOC135676755 gene encoding probable purple acid phosphatase 20, whose amino-acid sequence MAWCRLLPTLLALTVACVVAYDRPPPREALTIPFADDDDGLTTPQQVHISLVGSNKMRVTWITKKDGESVVNYGTIAGKYTDSAVGSASSYTYFLYRSGHIHDVVIGPLKPDTVYYYRCGSNSTREFSFKTPPSSLPIKFAIVGDLGQTGWTKSTLQHLAATDYDVLMLPGDLSYADYLQPLWDSFGRLVEPLASARPWMVIHGNHEIEKIPLLHPQPFVAYNARWRMPYDADPVTASGSNLYYSFDVAGGAVHVLMLGSYTDFGPDSAQYKWLAADLARVDRARTPWLVALIHAPWYNSNEAHQGEGEEMRKAMEALLYGARVDAVFAGHVHAYERFTRVHDGKADACGPVHITIGDGGNREGLAKSFQKPQPAFSEFREASFGHGRLEMANGMHALWTWHRNDDDEAVVADQVWLTSLASNPACSPKAK is encoded by the exons ATGGCGTGGTGTCGCCTTCTTCCTACTCTGCTCGCCCTCACCGTCGCCTGCGTTGTCGCCTATGACCGTCCGCCGCCCCGGGAGGCACTCACCATCCCCTTCGCCGACGATGACGACGGCCTCACTACTCCCCAGCAG GTGCATATATCTCTTGTGGGATCCAATAAAATGAGGGTGACATGGATCACCAAAAAGGACGGTGAGTCCGTCGTCAACTACGGCACGATCGCTGGCAAGTACACCGACTCCGCCGTCGGCTCCGCCTCCTCTTATACGTATTTCTTATACCGCTCCGGCCACATCCACGACGTCGTCATCGGCCCTCTGAAACCCGACACCGTTTATTACTATCGTTGCGGCTCGAATTCGACCCGCGAGTTCTCCTTCAAGACTCCGCCTTCCTCTTTGCCCATCAAATTCGCCATCGTCG GTGACTTGGGTCAGACCGGGTGGACCAAATCGACGCTGCAACACCTGGCAGCGACGGACTACGACGTGCTGATGCTCCCCGGCGACCTCTCCTACGCCGACTACCTCCAACCGCTGTGGGACTCCTTCGGCCGCCTGGTGGAGCCTCTGGCCAGCGCCCGCCCCTGGATGGTCATCCATGGCAACCACGAGATCGAGAAGATCCCCCTCCTCCACCCCCAACCCTTCGTCGCCTACAACGCCCGGTGGCGCATGCCCTACGACGCCGACCCCGTCACCGCCTCCGGATCCAACCTCTACTACTCCTTCGACGTCGCCGGTGGCGCCGTCCACGTCCTCATGCTCGGGTCGTACACCGACTTCGGCCCCGATTCCGCCCAGTACAAGTGGCTGGCCGCCGACCTCGCCCGGGTCGACCGTGCGAGGACGCCGTGGTTGGTGGCGCTGATCCACGCCCCGTGGTACAACTCCAACGAGGCGCACcagggagagggggaggagatgcGGAAGGCCATGGAGGCGCTGCTGTACGGCGCCCGCGTCGACGCGGTGTTCGCGGGGCACGTGCACGCGTACGAGCGGTTCACGCGCGTGCACGACGGCAAGGCGGATGCCTGCGGGCCGGTGCACATCACCATAGGCGACGGCGGCAACAGGGAAGGGCTGGCGAAGAGTTTTCAGAAGCCGCAGCCGGCGTTCTCGGAGTTCAGGGAGGCCAGCTTCGGGCACGGGCGGCTAGAGATGGCGAACGGGATGCATGCGCTGTGGACGTGGCACCGGAACGACGACGACGAGGCGGTTGTGGCGGACCAGGTGTGGCTCACCAGCCTCGCCTCCAACCCGGCGTGCAGTCCCAAGgccaaataa